The following coding sequences are from one Enterococcus sp. 4G2_DIV0659 window:
- a CDS encoding DUF3955 domain-containing protein, with product MEFGDKIKELRTKNQLTQEKFAIRLNVTRQAVSNWENNRNLPDLELLILISSIFHISLDELILGGSNVNNMTEKLIKDGNETRRAKLNLVTTLIGTFLLLFGVACFFIKMNSVEYIDASGILHENFYLLPIGFLFIFAGIIVFLVTGIKFIIEILHSRKQ from the coding sequence ATGGAATTTGGAGATAAAATCAAAGAACTGAGAACCAAAAACCAACTTACACAAGAAAAATTTGCGATTCGTTTAAATGTAACAAGACAAGCAGTATCTAACTGGGAAAATAATCGTAATCTTCCTGATCTTGAACTGTTGATCCTGATTTCTAGTATTTTTCATATTTCGCTTGATGAATTAATTCTAGGGGGAAGTAACGTGAATAATATGACTGAAAAACTAATTAAAGATGGCAACGAAACAAGACGGGCAAAATTAAATTTGGTCACAACACTGATTGGAACTTTCCTATTACTTTTTGGAGTCGCTTGTTTCTTCATAAAAATGAATTCGGTAGAATATATTGACGCTTCAGGTATTTTACATGAAAATTTCTATCTTTTACCAATAGGTTTTCTTTTCATTTTTGCTGGAATAATCGTGTTTTTAGTGACAGGCATCAAGTTTATCATAGAAATCCTTCATTCAAGGAAACAGTAA
- a CDS encoding aldehyde dehydrogenase family protein, with amino-acid sequence MNQSDLQALINKQHHFFNTNQTKSTEFRKKQLEGLLINLQKHEEDFYWAFDKDLKKPKAEVYATELGLVLSAIKDMLKNIDRWTKPVNKPRALSSLLNKNTVFLEPYGTVYIIGPFNYPLQLTLVPLIGALAAGNCAIVKPSSKTPNVAAVIGAVLGETFDEEYVKVLSPSSIDNATVLKERMDFIFFTGSTQVGKIVMEAAAKHLTPVVLELGGKSPAIVTEQADIDLAAERIIWSKLLNTGQTCIATDYVLVDEKVKDRLIPALKEKIIEFYGESIENNPDYGRIVQGGAINKFIQLIDENRQYLIYGGEYDQKSRFVAPSLFDIGLTRENSLMEEELFGPLLPICTYQKLSEAITFVKEGEKPLALYLFSEDRVIQKQLLQEISFGGGGINQTILHVANDDLPFGGVGASGMGNYHGKYSIETFSHKKAVVYGRNDSMGKLIYPPYDQKKFDWIKRLL; translated from the coding sequence ATGAATCAATCAGATCTCCAAGCACTCATTAACAAGCAACATCATTTTTTTAATACGAATCAAACAAAATCAACAGAATTCAGAAAAAAACAACTTGAAGGATTATTAATAAACTTACAAAAACACGAAGAAGATTTCTATTGGGCGTTTGACAAAGACCTTAAAAAACCTAAAGCAGAGGTCTATGCAACAGAATTAGGTCTTGTTTTATCTGCTATTAAAGATATGCTTAAAAATATCGATAGATGGACGAAGCCTGTCAATAAACCAAGAGCCCTCTCCTCGTTATTAAACAAAAATACGGTTTTTTTAGAACCTTATGGAACCGTCTATATTATTGGTCCTTTTAATTATCCACTGCAACTAACTTTAGTTCCGTTGATCGGTGCGCTTGCTGCAGGTAATTGTGCCATTGTGAAGCCATCGTCAAAAACGCCTAATGTGGCCGCAGTCATTGGTGCGGTTCTGGGTGAAACATTTGATGAAGAATACGTTAAAGTGTTATCACCTAGCTCAATTGATAACGCCACAGTTTTAAAGGAGCGTATGGATTTTATCTTTTTTACAGGAAGTACCCAAGTTGGAAAGATTGTGATGGAAGCCGCCGCAAAGCATTTAACGCCAGTTGTTTTAGAGCTTGGGGGAAAGAGTCCTGCAATTGTTACTGAACAGGCGGATATCGATTTAGCAGCTGAACGAATTATCTGGAGTAAGTTATTGAATACAGGTCAAACATGCATTGCAACGGACTATGTTCTGGTAGATGAAAAAGTTAAAGACAGACTGATTCCCGCACTAAAAGAAAAAATTATTGAATTTTACGGAGAATCTATTGAAAATAACCCAGATTATGGTCGTATTGTTCAAGGTGGTGCCATTAATAAGTTTATTCAATTGATCGATGAAAATCGACAATACCTAATTTATGGAGGCGAGTATGACCAGAAATCAAGATTTGTGGCTCCTAGTCTATTTGATATTGGCTTGACTCGTGAAAATAGCTTGATGGAAGAGGAATTATTTGGTCCATTACTGCCAATTTGCACGTATCAGAAATTAAGCGAGGCAATCACATTCGTTAAAGAAGGGGAGAAACCCTTAGCTTTGTACTTATTTTCAGAAGATAGAGTCATTCAAAAACAACTCTTACAGGAAATTTCTTTTGGCGGAGGCGGTATTAATCAAACCATCCTTCACGTAGCCAATGATGATTTGCCTTTTGGTGGTGTAGGTGCATCTGGCATGGGAAACTATCACGGGAAATATAGCATCGAAACATTTTCTCATAAAAAAGCGGTCGTTTATGGTAGAAACGATTCTATGGGGAAGTTGATTTATCCTCCTTATGATCAGAAAAAATTTGATTGGATAAAGCGTTTGTTATAA
- a CDS encoding ATP-binding cassette domain-containing protein, giving the protein MQLDELSDFLRSLLQEGVQQLLEHVLQQVDYLCQVGLDYLSLERETGTLSGGESQRIKLIRSIGSSLTDLIYVLDEPSIGLHPQDMQAIAQLIQAISAKGNTVLLIDHDKAMIQLANTVFELGPKAGVHGGELTSVGSYDQWAQRQKDQPSLTRNTLKQTPKTIFSATHISKNNVQNVSVALPKQQLIALTGVAGSGKSSFANALQEKYEKDVFYVTQKRVHTSRRSTLISFTGLFDDVRRLYSKHNQISASYFSFNGKGACPTCNGKGFIETELAFLDPIRSVCEACQGTKYRKETLAYTYRGKNIGEILALSVEESCEFFADQQKMVTQLFWLKAIGLGYLTLGQTLNTLSGGELQRLKLACNLDCQSKLIILDEPTTGLSTQDVQALLNVFDTLLQNGNTLLVIEHNTELIRLADWMIEFGPSSGNKGGQVIFEGTPADAVNNQASITGKFL; this is encoded by the coding sequence ATGCAATTAGATGAATTAAGTGATTTTTTACGTAGTTTATTACAAGAGGGTGTTCAGCAACTACTGGAACATGTATTACAACAGGTCGATTATCTTTGCCAAGTGGGGTTGGATTATCTGAGTCTAGAGCGAGAAACAGGAACGCTTTCAGGCGGTGAGTCTCAACGTATCAAATTAATTCGCTCTATTGGCAGTAGCTTGACGGATCTAATCTATGTTTTAGATGAACCCAGTATTGGTTTGCACCCTCAAGATATGCAGGCAATTGCTCAGTTGATTCAAGCAATCAGTGCCAAAGGGAATACAGTCTTACTCATTGACCATGATAAAGCAATGATTCAGCTAGCGAATACTGTCTTTGAATTAGGGCCTAAAGCCGGTGTTCATGGTGGCGAGCTGACTAGTGTGGGTAGTTATGACCAATGGGCCCAACGTCAAAAAGACCAACCATCATTAACTAGAAATACACTAAAGCAAACACCAAAAACTATATTTTCAGCAACGCATATCTCTAAAAACAATGTACAGAATGTTTCAGTAGCCTTGCCCAAACAACAACTAATTGCACTCACTGGTGTTGCCGGATCTGGCAAAAGTTCGTTTGCCAACGCGCTACAGGAGAAGTATGAAAAAGACGTTTTTTATGTCACACAAAAAAGGGTGCATACAAGTCGCCGATCAACCCTTATTTCCTTTACTGGATTATTTGATGACGTCCGCCGATTGTATAGCAAGCACAATCAGATTTCTGCGAGTTATTTTAGTTTTAACGGCAAAGGTGCTTGTCCCACTTGTAATGGGAAAGGATTTATTGAAACTGAATTGGCTTTTCTTGATCCGATTCGCAGTGTTTGTGAGGCTTGTCAAGGAACAAAATATCGTAAAGAAACTCTAGCATACACGTATCGTGGTAAAAATATTGGGGAGATACTGGCACTTTCAGTTGAAGAAAGTTGCGAATTTTTCGCTGATCAGCAAAAAATGGTCACACAATTGTTCTGGTTAAAAGCTATTGGCCTAGGTTATCTCACCTTAGGACAGACGTTAAATACATTGTCAGGAGGAGAATTGCAACGTTTGAAATTAGCTTGCAACCTTGATTGTCAAAGTAAACTCATCATTCTAGATGAACCAACAACAGGTTTGAGTACACAAGATGTCCAAGCTTTACTCAATGTGTTTGACACGCTTTTACAAAATGGCAACACACTCTTAGTGATTGAGCATAATACAGAATTGATTCGATTGGCTGATTGGATGATCGAATTTGGTCCAAGCTCAGGAAATAAAGGTGGGCAAGTGATTTTTGAAGGGACACCAGCTGATGCAGTGAATAATCAAGCATCTATCACTGGTAAATTTTTATAG
- a CDS encoding phosphoglycerate kinase: MAKKTIKDVELKDKKVLVRVDFNVPLKDGVITNDNRIVAALPTIKYVIENGGKAILFSHLGRVKTEEDKAGKSLKPVAERLGELLGKPVTFVPETRGTELETAVSNMKDGDVLVFENTRFEDIDGKKESGNDADLGKYWASLGDVFVNDAFGTAHRAHASNVGIASTGIPTVAGFLMEKEIKFVGEAVTAPKRPFVAILGGAKVSDKIGVIENLISKADKILIGGGMTYTFYKAKGIEIGNSLVEEDKVALAKELIEKAGDKLVLPIDSVCAKEFSNDVETVVTDGEAVPEGYMGLDIGPKSIELFTKELAGAKTVVWNGPMGVFEMSNFAKGTVGVCEAIANLEDATTIIGGGDSAAAAIQLGFADKFTHISTGGGASLELLEGKELPGLAAINDK; the protein is encoded by the coding sequence ATGGCTAAAAAGACAATCAAAGATGTAGAGTTAAAAGATAAAAAAGTACTTGTCCGTGTTGATTTCAACGTGCCTTTGAAAGATGGTGTGATTACAAACGATAATCGTATCGTAGCAGCACTTCCGACAATTAAATATGTCATTGAAAATGGCGGAAAAGCAATTCTATTTTCTCACTTAGGTCGTGTGAAAACAGAAGAAGACAAAGCAGGAAAATCTCTAAAACCAGTTGCTGAACGTTTAGGCGAATTATTGGGCAAACCAGTAACATTCGTTCCTGAAACTCGTGGAACTGAATTAGAAACAGCTGTCAGCAACATGAAAGATGGCGACGTTTTAGTCTTTGAAAACACTCGTTTTGAAGATATTGATGGTAAAAAAGAAAGCGGAAATGACGCTGACTTAGGTAAATACTGGGCTTCTTTAGGTGATGTATTTGTCAATGATGCATTTGGTACGGCACACCGTGCGCACGCTTCTAACGTAGGAATTGCCTCAACTGGTATTCCAACAGTTGCAGGATTCTTAATGGAAAAAGAAATCAAATTCGTTGGTGAAGCAGTAACAGCACCAAAACGTCCTTTCGTAGCTATTTTAGGTGGAGCAAAAGTTTCAGATAAAATCGGCGTGATTGAAAACTTGATTTCTAAAGCAGATAAAATCCTTATCGGTGGTGGAATGACTTACACATTCTACAAAGCAAAAGGAATCGAAATCGGAAACTCATTAGTAGAAGAAGATAAAGTAGCTTTAGCAAAAGAATTAATTGAAAAAGCTGGCGACAAATTAGTGTTACCAATTGATTCAGTTTGTGCCAAAGAATTCAGCAACGATGTTGAAACAGTTGTAACTGACGGCGAAGCTGTTCCAGAAGGTTACATGGGATTAGATATTGGTCCAAAATCAATCGAATTATTTACAAAAGAATTAGCAGGAGCTAAAACGGTTGTATGGAATGGACCAATGGGCGTATTCGAAATGAGTAACTTTGCTAAAGGAACAGTTGGTGTTTGTGAAGCAATTGCTAATTTAGAAGATGCAACAACAATCATCGGTGGCGGTGATTCTGCTGCGGCTGCGATCCAATTAGGCTTTGCTGACAAATTCACCCACATCTCAACAGGTGGCGGCGCAAGCTTAGAATTGTTAGAAGGTAAAGAATTACCAGGTTTAGCGGCAATTAACGATAAATAA
- a CDS encoding SHOCT domain-containing protein — protein sequence MGSCSRFFTEGGGMMRGDMFGGGILWWILIIVAIMVVVYFLRDRSNQPLISNPPQSESTTQSSYSSALDVLDEEFAKGNITEEEYFRRKEVLKK from the coding sequence ATGGGTAGCTGTTCACGTTTTTTCACAGAAGGCGGAGGAATGATGAGAGGAGATATGTTTGGTGGAGGAATTCTTTGGTGGATTTTAATCATTGTTGCGATTATGGTCGTTGTTTATTTTCTAAGAGATAGATCGAACCAACCATTAATATCAAATCCCCCTCAGTCAGAATCAACAACACAGTCATCCTATTCGTCAGCGTTAGATGTGTTAGATGAAGAATTTGCTAAAGGAAATATCACTGAAGAAGAATACTTCCGTAGAAAAGAAGTATTGAAAAAGTAA
- a CDS encoding DUF975 family protein, producing the protein MKTRAELKSEAKEILRGRWKDSLLMCLVPTLVSIAIVLLLFFLLIIPIMTFTQSNPDILNNTSDYEGSTGGSGGSFVGGIIGAIFSAGISWTFLDLYRGKRQEIRPFSDAFRGFAGPVVLGIIGVYILMAIFITLWSLLLIIPGIIKGYSYSQAYYVYYDAYEETGVRPGFLNTITRSRQLMKGYKGQLFLLDLSFIGWHILAILTLGIGYLWLTPYITATKAAFYENLPKTAMI; encoded by the coding sequence ATGAAAACAAGAGCTGAATTAAAAAGTGAAGCCAAAGAAATTTTACGTGGTCGCTGGAAAGATAGTTTATTAATGTGTTTGGTACCGACATTAGTGTCAATTGCAATCGTCCTTTTGTTATTCTTTTTACTAATCATTCCGATCATGACATTTACTCAAAGCAATCCAGACATACTGAACAACACTTCAGATTATGAAGGAAGCACTGGGGGAAGTGGCGGTAGTTTTGTCGGTGGAATCATTGGTGCCATCTTTAGCGCAGGAATATCTTGGACGTTCCTTGATCTTTATAGAGGAAAAAGGCAAGAAATTCGCCCATTCTCAGACGCTTTTCGCGGTTTTGCAGGCCCTGTAGTTTTAGGTATAATCGGCGTGTATATATTGATGGCTATTTTTATTACTTTATGGTCATTGCTATTGATTATCCCCGGAATCATCAAGGGTTATTCTTATTCACAAGCCTATTATGTTTATTATGATGCCTACGAAGAAACAGGTGTCCGTCCAGGATTCCTAAATACAATCACCCGCAGTCGACAGCTTATGAAAGGCTATAAGGGTCAATTATTCTTATTAGACTTGAGCTTTATCGGCTGGCATATCTTAGCAATTTTAACATTAGGGATTGGCTATCTATGGTTAACACCATACATTACGGCAACGAAAGCTGCTTTTTACGAAAATTTACCAAAAACAGCAATGATTTAA
- a CDS encoding DUF4822 domain-containing protein — protein sequence MNNKKIIVGVSSLVLLLAGCSVGAQETLGTQGSSQEQAEQAKNQNNKTKGDKQTKILGKTDWQGTKVYDKDNNDLTAENTNFIGLAKYDAETGRYEFFNAQTGESRGDRGTFFITNDGTKRILISETMNYQAVVGLTELTNKKFTYTRKGKDKAGNEVDVFVEHIPYNKTKLAFTEKEKPLDTTTGKIETKKTGAEILGKTLWNGTKVVDESGNDITAYNKNFISLAKFASDTNKYEFFNLATGVSRGDFGYFDVLNHNKIRAHVSIGQNKYGAALELTELNDKKFTYKRIGKDQAGNDITVFVEHQPYTGDFHPEFSF from the coding sequence ATGAACAATAAAAAAATCATTGTAGGCGTATCAAGTTTAGTTTTACTATTAGCAGGGTGTAGTGTTGGTGCACAAGAAACGCTAGGTACACAAGGCAGCAGTCAGGAACAAGCAGAACAAGCAAAAAATCAAAATAATAAAACCAAAGGAGACAAGCAAACCAAAATCTTAGGCAAAACCGATTGGCAGGGGACAAAAGTTTACGATAAAGACAACAATGATCTAACGGCTGAAAACACTAACTTTATCGGATTAGCAAAATATGATGCTGAGACGGGACGCTATGAATTTTTCAATGCACAAACAGGAGAGAGCCGAGGCGATCGAGGGACGTTTTTCATCACAAATGATGGAACAAAGAGAATTCTTATTTCAGAAACGATGAACTATCAAGCAGTTGTTGGACTTACTGAACTAACAAACAAAAAATTTACCTACACAAGAAAAGGCAAAGATAAAGCTGGAAATGAAGTAGATGTTTTTGTTGAACATATCCCGTATAATAAAACTAAGTTAGCATTTACAGAAAAAGAAAAACCACTGGATACAACAACAGGAAAAATAGAAACCAAAAAAACTGGTGCTGAAATCTTAGGAAAAACGTTGTGGAATGGTACAAAAGTGGTAGATGAATCAGGCAATGATATAACAGCGTATAATAAAAACTTTATCAGTTTAGCTAAATTTGCATCAGATACAAATAAATATGAATTTTTCAATTTAGCTACTGGGGTTAGCCGTGGTGATTTTGGCTATTTTGATGTACTAAATCACAATAAAATCCGAGCACATGTATCCATTGGTCAAAATAAATATGGCGCAGCATTAGAATTAACTGAGCTAAATGATAAGAAATTCACGTATAAACGTATAGGGAAAGATCAAGCGGGCAATGATATCACTGTATTTGTAGAACACCAACCTTATACTGGTGACTTTCATCCTGAGTTTAGCTTTTAA
- a CDS encoding response regulator transcription factor has product MSTKVSRVLLIEDDASIAELQKDYLQINHIEAEIANDGLFGLNRALNEDFDLIVIDIMLPSMDGFEICRRIREKKNIPLMIVSAKKEDIDKVRGLGLGADDYMTKPFSPSELVARVQAHIKRYQLLTQTDRVNDTIEIGAIMIDKSARRVFVLGKEILFPTKEFDLLLFFMEHPNRVWMKEQLFRQVWDMDDLDGDIYTVVVHIGRIREKLKKGKLSESPIETIWGSGYRFNT; this is encoded by the coding sequence ATGTCAACGAAAGTATCGCGTGTTTTATTAATCGAAGATGATGCAAGTATTGCAGAACTACAAAAAGATTATTTACAAATCAATCATATAGAAGCAGAAATTGCGAATGATGGACTATTTGGGCTGAATCGAGCATTAAATGAAGACTTTGATTTGATTGTAATAGATATTATGTTGCCATCAATGGATGGTTTTGAAATCTGTCGTCGTATTAGAGAAAAGAAGAATATTCCATTGATGATTGTTTCTGCTAAAAAAGAAGATATTGATAAAGTCAGAGGGTTAGGACTAGGTGCAGATGATTATATGACAAAACCATTTAGTCCAAGTGAATTAGTTGCCCGTGTTCAAGCGCATATCAAACGTTATCAACTACTGACACAAACAGATCGAGTTAATGATACCATTGAAATCGGAGCTATCATGATCGATAAAAGTGCGCGAAGAGTTTTTGTGTTAGGGAAGGAAATTTTATTTCCGACTAAAGAATTTGATTTGTTGCTTTTTTTCATGGAACACCCAAATCGAGTGTGGATGAAAGAACAATTATTTCGACAAGTGTGGGACATGGATGATCTTGATGGTGATATTTATACGGTCGTTGTGCACATCGGACGAATTAGAGAAAAACTAAAAAAAGGAAAACTATCCGAAAGCCCAATAGAAACAATTTGGGGGAGTGGTTATCGTTTTAATACCTAA
- the eno gene encoding phosphopyruvate hydratase: MSIITDVYAREVLDSRGNPTIEVEVYTESGAFGRGMVPSGASTGEYEAVELRDGDKSRYLGKGVVKAVDNVNNIIAEAIIGYDVRDQMAIDKAMIDLDGTPNKGKLGANAILGVSIAVARAAADYLEVPLYHYLGGFNTKVLPTPMMNIINGGSHADNSIDFQEFMIMPVGAPTFKEALRYGAEVFHALAGILKARGLATSVGDEGGFAPNLGSNEEGFEVIIEAIEKAGYVPGKDIVLAMDAASSEFYDKEKGVYVLADSGEGEKTTEEMIAFYEELCAKYPIISIEDGLDENDWDGFKKLTVALGDKVQLVGDDLFVTNTTKLAEGIEKGIANSILIKVNQIGTLTETFEAIEMAKEAGYTAVVSHRSGETEDSTISDIAVATNAGQIKTGSLSRTDRIAKYNQLLRIEDQLGEVAEYKGLKSFYNLKNK, encoded by the coding sequence ATGTCAATTATTACTGATGTTTATGCACGCGAAGTCTTAGACTCACGCGGTAACCCAACAATCGAAGTAGAAGTATACACTGAAAGCGGAGCTTTTGGTCGTGGAATGGTTCCATCTGGTGCTTCAACTGGTGAATATGAAGCCGTTGAATTACGTGATGGCGACAAATCTCGTTACTTAGGTAAAGGGGTTGTTAAAGCAGTTGACAACGTGAATAACATCATCGCTGAAGCTATCATTGGCTACGATGTACGTGACCAAATGGCTATTGATAAAGCAATGATCGATTTAGATGGAACTCCTAACAAAGGTAAATTAGGCGCAAACGCTATTCTTGGTGTTTCAATCGCTGTAGCTCGTGCTGCTGCTGATTACCTAGAAGTACCTTTATACCACTACTTAGGCGGATTCAATACAAAAGTATTGCCAACTCCAATGATGAACATCATCAACGGTGGATCACACGCTGATAACAGTATCGACTTCCAAGAATTCATGATCATGCCTGTAGGCGCTCCTACATTCAAAGAAGCTTTACGTTATGGTGCTGAAGTATTCCACGCATTAGCTGGAATCTTAAAAGCTCGTGGTTTAGCTACTTCTGTAGGTGACGAAGGTGGTTTCGCTCCTAACCTTGGTTCAAACGAAGAAGGTTTCGAAGTAATCATCGAAGCAATCGAAAAAGCTGGCTATGTACCTGGTAAAGATATCGTTCTTGCTATGGATGCTGCTTCTTCTGAATTCTACGACAAAGAAAAAGGCGTTTACGTTTTAGCTGATTCAGGCGAAGGCGAAAAAACAACTGAAGAAATGATCGCTTTCTACGAAGAATTATGTGCGAAATACCCAATCATCTCAATCGAAGATGGATTAGATGAAAATGACTGGGATGGTTTCAAAAAATTAACAGTTGCTTTAGGCGACAAAGTTCAATTAGTTGGTGACGATTTATTTGTTACAAACACAACTAAATTAGCTGAAGGTATTGAAAAAGGAATCGCGAACTCAATCCTTATCAAAGTGAACCAAATCGGTACTTTAACTGAAACATTCGAAGCTATCGAAATGGCTAAAGAAGCTGGCTACACTGCAGTTGTATCTCACCGTTCAGGTGAAACAGAAGATTCAACAATCTCTGATATTGCTGTTGCAACAAACGCTGGTCAAATCAAAACTGGTTCATTAAGCCGTACAGACCGTATTGCTAAATACAACCAATTATTAAGAATTGAAGACCAATTAGGCGAAGTTGCTGAATACAAAGGTTTGAAATCTTTCTACAACTTAAAAAACAAATAA
- a CDS encoding sensor histidine kinase, which produces MTIKKRFLISYIGGILIACLSLFSIICIVFYVTTGKIPSPETLYKSFSKQRSLSPEEELAYIKLRGIAKSSPDQLLTPPEELKKTINQFESESLGVVVRKQESIAYYSQELVEKSLVAHFPTFDANNIETRGTIDNAGRLYRYMKFDFYFSDQLPGSLLILKKENNFLEFMTKWGVLIIVTILFVTLGGLLFLNHLLKKTIIHPLENLGVGMSGISKGQLETLVTEPAKDAAMEVKQLTDDFEKMRKALIYSTEEQAKLENNRKELVASISHDLKTPITSIIGYVEGLLDGVADSPEKRDKYLETIHTKAVSLNELIEELFLYSKLDAAAVPFDFERININDFLKHIIEEFQLQDKQVSIQLSTQQAGSYVLADRMQLNRVFVNLIENSLKFKAIDRPLLIQINVSTHSKMVEIQIVDNGQGISAEQLPFVFDHFYRGEEARPTNTGGSGLGLAIVKQIIDMHEGQVMIESELHQGTTVRILLRKA; this is translated from the coding sequence ATGACCATAAAAAAACGATTTCTCATTTCATATATTGGGGGCATTTTGATTGCCTGTCTTTCGCTTTTTTCAATCATTTGTATTGTTTTTTATGTCACGACAGGAAAAATTCCCAGTCCAGAAACCTTATATAAAAGTTTTTCAAAGCAACGTTCATTGAGTCCAGAAGAAGAATTAGCCTATATCAAATTGCGCGGGATAGCTAAATCTAGCCCAGATCAACTACTTACGCCACCAGAGGAATTAAAGAAAACAATCAATCAGTTTGAAAGTGAATCTTTAGGTGTCGTTGTACGTAAGCAAGAAAGTATAGCCTATTATTCACAAGAATTGGTAGAGAAATCACTGGTCGCTCATTTTCCTACATTCGATGCTAATAATATCGAAACAAGAGGCACTATTGATAATGCCGGTCGATTGTATCGTTATATGAAATTTGATTTTTATTTTAGTGATCAACTTCCTGGTAGTCTATTAATCTTAAAAAAAGAAAATAATTTTTTAGAGTTTATGACTAAATGGGGCGTATTGATTATTGTAACGATTTTATTTGTCACACTTGGCGGATTACTGTTTCTCAATCATTTATTGAAAAAAACGATTATCCATCCTTTGGAAAATCTGGGCGTTGGAATGTCTGGGATAAGTAAAGGTCAATTAGAAACTTTAGTGACGGAACCTGCAAAAGATGCGGCCATGGAAGTAAAGCAGTTGACGGATGATTTTGAAAAAATGCGGAAAGCTTTGATTTATTCAACGGAGGAACAAGCAAAACTTGAAAATAATCGTAAAGAACTTGTTGCCAGTATTTCTCATGATTTGAAAACACCGATTACCTCGATTATAGGCTATGTTGAAGGCTTATTGGATGGTGTAGCGGATTCACCAGAAAAACGCGATAAGTATTTAGAAACGATTCATACTAAAGCTGTCTCATTGAATGAGCTAATTGAAGAATTATTTCTATATTCAAAATTAGATGCAGCGGCAGTTCCTTTTGATTTTGAACGGATCAATATCAATGACTTTTTGAAGCACATCATTGAGGAATTCCAGCTACAAGATAAACAAGTTTCCATTCAACTCTCAACGCAACAAGCAGGAAGCTATGTGTTGGCGGATCGAATGCAGTTGAACCGAGTCTTTGTTAATTTAATCGAAAATAGTTTGAAGTTTAAAGCAATCGATCGCCCTCTTTTAATTCAAATCAATGTTTCAACCCATTCAAAAATGGTAGAGATACAGATAGTGGATAACGGGCAAGGAATCTCGGCGGAACAACTTCCGTTTGTCTTTGATCATTTTTATCGAGGAGAAGAAGCTCGACCAACAAATACGGGTGGGAGTGGTTTAGGCCTTGCCATTGTTAAGCAAATTATCGATATGCATGAAGGCCAAGTGATGATTGAGAGTGAGCTGCATCAAGGAACAACAGTTAGAATTTTACTGAGAAAAGCTTGA
- the tpiA gene encoding triose-phosphate isomerase, with protein sequence MRKPIIAGNWKMNKTLAEAQSFAEAVKNAVPSKDVVDSVIGSPALFLAPLAWNLKDSDVQLSAQNCYWENSGAFTGENSPAAIADLGVQYVIIGHSERREYFHETDEDINKKAKAIFANNMTPIFCCGESLETYEAGKTAEWIEGQITNGLVGLTNEQVSSMVIAYEPIWAIGTGKSADANIADEICGVVRSTVEKLYGKEVSEAVRIQYGGSVKPENIAEYMAKENVDGALVGGASLEADSFLALLEAVK encoded by the coding sequence ATGCGTAAACCAATTATCGCTGGTAACTGGAAAATGAACAAAACTTTAGCAGAAGCGCAAAGCTTTGCTGAAGCTGTAAAAAATGCTGTCCCATCAAAAGATGTTGTTGATTCAGTAATTGGCTCACCTGCATTATTTTTGGCACCACTTGCTTGGAATCTTAAAGATTCTGATGTTCAATTATCTGCACAAAATTGCTACTGGGAAAACTCAGGTGCATTCACTGGTGAAAACTCACCAGCAGCTATTGCGGATTTAGGTGTTCAATATGTGATTATTGGTCACTCTGAACGTCGTGAGTATTTCCACGAAACAGATGAAGACATCAATAAAAAAGCCAAAGCAATCTTTGCAAACAACATGACACCAATCTTCTGTTGTGGTGAGTCTTTAGAAACATATGAAGCAGGCAAAACAGCTGAATGGATCGAAGGCCAAATCACAAATGGTTTAGTTGGTTTAACGAATGAGCAAGTATCTTCAATGGTTATTGCTTATGAACCAATCTGGGCAATCGGAACTGGTAAATCTGCTGATGCAAACATCGCTGATGAAATCTGCGGCGTTGTTCGTTCAACTGTAGAAAAATTATACGGTAAAGAAGTATCAGAAGCTGTACGTATTCAATACGGCGGTTCTGTGAAACCTGAAAACATTGCTGAATACATGGCAAAAGAAAACGTTGATGGTGCTTTAGTTGGCGGAGCAAGTCTTGAAGCTGACTCATTCTTAGCGTTATTAGAAGCTGTTAAATAA